GGCTCCCCTAGATGACAATAATGACGGCGAAGTGTGGGATAACTGCGCAGATGGTAGCAGTGTTGGCACGGGTGATTTTGATTGTCGTCCATTTACGTTTCAAGGCCAAGATGTCTTTACCTACATTCAAGAGGTAGGGCAAGATGACAATTTGGATGGTGTCCCCGATGATGTGGATGGGGATGGTGTGGCCGATCCAATCTCTATTGTGGTGCCACCTGGAGAGAGGTTTGCAGGCTTAAGTGCTCAAGAATATCGGTATGATTTATGGTCTGTTGCCCAACGAAATGATCTCCCTTCTGCTGTATTGGGTATGACCTTCAAGAGTCGGGTAATTCCCTTATTTCAATTTGCTGTATTTTATGAAAATGATGCTGATTTTAGTATTCCGCCTGATATGACCATTAATGGTCGGGTGCATACCAATGGCGATCTATATTTAAATTCAGCTTTTAATCCTCTGAGACTGACTATCAACGGTGATGTGACAACTGCCGGCACCCTTTACAGAGGGAACAAAGATGCTAGAGGTGGACAACAGTGCAGCGGCAACGTCACGATTCGTAGACAAGATGGTAATCCTCAAGATTTACTGTGCCAGGGCAACGCCATTACATCCTATACCAACACCACAGCGACCCCCTCTAATATCAGTACTTGGGGAACTGCTATTGATACTGGGATTGATGTATTAGAAGTACCATCACCAGATGCCTATAATCCCACTCCTGGTAGTAGTTATTGGGATGCAGCAGATCTGCGGATTGTTCTGGAAGTTGATACGAATGGCAACCCTAGCGATCGCAACGGTAATGGTTATGTACTCGAAGTTCGCAATCAGGATGGCACCCCTAACGACAATTTATCTGAACGACTGTTGAGAAGTTGCCCAGTGCCAGAAGCAGTATTACAGCCTGATTCAGATGCAAGTCCAACTCAATACCAACAAGGGAAAACACGTCTGCAATTACTCGATAACAGCAATTTAGGTACAAATGATTCCAACAGAATTGTGACGATTGGTGATCATGTTACTGATTCAGTCAACGTCGATGTTGATAGTAATGTCATTAGTAGTCGACCTGCCACTGATGTGCGCCTTAGGAAGAGACTAAACCAAGAAATTAACTTTGACCCTGCGAACCCTCTTAACCTACCTGCCCTTCCAGGGACAATAACAGTACGCAAGGCTGTTGTCTCTACTTCCAACACCTTCTACAACTATCGGGAAAAACATGGTGTAGCGGGTGGTGATGAGGGTCGTTTTATTCGAATGGTAGATGTTGATGTGCAGGCACTGCTCGATTGTTCTCATGATCAGCAATTAATGGGAGCCACACAGCTGAATGATCGTACTGATGGGGGTTTAGTGTGGTTTGTCACAGTAGATACCCCTGACCCTAAACCCAATCTCAGTGATGATCCAGATGCTGATAGCGATAATAACTCTCAAGTTGGCAGTATCTATGGCGTGCGTCTTTATAATGGCGCTTCTCTCAATACTAGTGCTGCAGTTACTGGTGCGCCGACCATTGAGGGATTAACGGTTATCTCTGATGAAGCAGTCTACGTTCGTGGTGACTATAACCTTCACACAGATCCTGATCCAGCTGTTGATACTTGGAGACCAGCAGCTATTATGGCTGACTCCATCAATGTTTTATCGAATTCATCTTTGCTCGATGACTCTGATCGCCGGATATTTGATACCACAGGTGGTGATGGACATCCCAACAACATCCAATATCCTCGAGGAGATAATCGAGGAACGATTAATTGGAATGCTGGTCCTCGCAATTCTACTGAAACTACTATCAATGCTGCCTTTCTCTCAGGAACTGAAATTACTGGGGGGGCCAACGGTTCAGCAACGCAGCTAAATACTATCCAAAGTGGTGGGGTCAACAACTTCCCGCGATTTCATGAAAATTGGTCTGGTATTCCTTTGAATTATCGAGGGTCTTTGGTAAGCCTCAGTGAACCTCGGCGGATCAATTCTGATTTTTGTGGCAGTAGAAATGAAACTACTTGCAATATTTACAGCCCTCCGATCAGAAATTGGGATTTCGATCAGCGGTTTAATGATGCGGGTGACTTACCCCCACTCACGCCCCGAACGGTTTATTTGCGTCAGGAATTGTTCCAGCGTGATTTTGACCGCAACTCAAGTCGATCCGTGCAGTTGTTTGCTTCTGCACCTATTCTTCCTTCCATTCAGCCCAATTTTTCTCTGTAACCTATTAGACGGAAGTCGATTTGACGTTTGAAATCCCATAGTACAAAAACAGGAGCTAAGCTTGGCTCCTGTTTTTGTACTATGGGCAGTGGGCTGAAAACAGCCTGATCAACTACCGAGTCACCTGATAGCTCTCCATCAAAGGAGTAGGATCAGTTAGTTTAGATTATGGCCATATTTTCCATACCTACTGCCTACTCCTTAGGACAGCAAGTCCTCAAGCCAGATTCAATATGACTACTCTTGTCGTCACTTATCGATTTATCTCAATACTTATGTGTGTTTGTAGTCAGTGATCACTTCTGATTCTGCACTGGCCTTCGACCGGCTCTTACCTATTGTGGTCCTGATCAGTGCTGCAATCCTTGATTTTGCGATTGGTGACCCTTGGGGGTGCCCCCATCCTGTTCAAATGATGGGTTGGATCATTCAACGCTATACCAAGGGAGCACTTCGGTGGTGGAATGAACCCTGGCAACTGCGGATAGCGGGTATACATCTGACGATCGCACTGGTTTGTAGCGTGAGTTTGGGGAGCTGGCTGCTGTTCTATGGGTTGGACCGGTGGGCTTGGCCGATTAGCTTGGGAGTAGAAGTTGTTTTGCTCGCCAGTTGTTTTGCCGGTCGTAGTTTACGTGATGCAACGGTTGACGTTCTTAAACCTCTAGCGAAAGCGGATCTAACCGTGGCGAGATCTCGGCTTCGTCGCTATGTCGGTAGAGACACCGATACCTTGGCAGAGCAAGATATCTTAAGGGCGTTACTAGAGACCGTTGCCGAGAATACCACGGACGGTGTGATGGCTCCTTTGTTTTATGCCTTGGTGGGTCTGGCCATTCCTGGGATAGGCCCCGTACCGATGGCGTTGTTCTATAAGGCGGTCAGTACATTAGATTCGATGATTGGGTATCGTACAGCCCCTTACACTGATCTGGGTTGGTTTAGTGCTCGTCTGGATGATGCGCTGACCTGGTTGCCCTGCCGATTGATGGTACTCACCGTTGGATTGTTATCGGGCAAACTCAAATCTGTCTGGGTGATTGGTTGGCGAGATGCCCGCAAGGATCCTAGCCCTAACTCGGGCTGGAGTGAATGCGCTTATGCTGCCATCTTGGGCGTGCAGTTGGGAGGACAAAATTGGTATCGTGGCGTTGCTAAACTAAAGCCGCTGCTGGGCAATCCCCTACAACGGATTACAGCGAAGCATATCGAAGTAGCGATTCGCCTCACCCGCAACTGCTTTTTGCTGTGGTTGGGATTGGCAGTGGCCTTCACTTGGTTAACGTTGCCAACCCCTGGGTCTTTGGGTTAACGGTATCAGTTGTCTTTGAGCAGCAAATAATAGAGCTGCCCGGATCCCGTCATCACCCCTGCTCGTTCCTTCGCTTTTGCCCCAGTCCCCATAAAAACATCCACCCGACCTGGGCCTTTGATTGCACTGCCCGTATCGTGATCTAGCACAAACCGACTGACATCTTTGAATTCTAGCTTTTGGCTGGCATTGTAGTAGGGTAAGTTGGTTTGGATCAGCGCTAATGCACCAGGGGGCATGAGCGATTTATCGGTTGCAATGGAGCGCTCATCGGTGACGGGGACATTCAGATTCCCCATGGGAGGCGAACCAAAGGTTTCTTGAAAAAAGACAAAGCTTTTGTTTTTGGGAATGTATAAATCTAAATCTTGAGGATTCTCGTCAAAGTACTGCAGTACAAGAGGTAGACTCAATTCCTCAAGGGTGAATTTGCCATCGGCAATTAAAGCTTTACCGATACTGGTATAGGGATGTGCGGTCTTTCCGGCATAACCGACTGTCATTTCTGTGCCATCAGTGATACCCAGACGGGCCGATCCTTGCACTTGGACTAGGAATGCCTGGATGCGATCGCGCAGCCATACCAACTCCAATCCCTGCAATTGACCTTGAGATCCTTGCAAGCCATCTGCGCCCTCTAGCTCTGCTCGGGTGGGATGGGGTTTTGGCCATTCCTTCAAATCTGCGGGAGCCTGATACAGGGGGTAGCGAAACTCTGCGGTGGGTTTGCGGCTAGCGGGATAGGTCGCCTCGTAATATCCCGTAAAATCGACATTGCCCTTTTGGTCATTGCCAATAGATTGGTAAAACTGAAATTCACGCTTGACCGCCTTTTCTAGGGCTTTTGGCGACTTGGCCTGCACCACCAACTGCCGAAAACGGCGGAGGCTACGGGAGACACGATCGCGGGTGATACCCGGAACTTTATAGTCTTGGTAATCTTTTTGGGCTTTTTCAGTTCCTAAATACTCCAAGCTGTGATCAATCGCCGTCAGCAGCGCTTTATAGTCTCCTTTCTGGCCATTTATTTTTTTCCATAGCTGTTTATCCTTTGCTAAACCCCTGGGCAGTTGGTCTGTAGAAATGACCTGTAAGGGAAGAGGTTCCATGGGGGGTGTTGCAGCCGTCAGAGAAGTGGTGGCAGCAGTACACCCCAAAAGCAAAGGCAGAGTTAGAAAAAACATGCAGTCAAACGATTAGAACTTAATAACGGTCGACGCTAGATAAGAAAACAGGTTCCACTCGAATGGCAGTAATGCTAGAAGGACGGATCACCATATACTCGCCCTGGATATTTTTAATGGGGACGTTAATGAATTCCTTGGAGTCTGACTTGGGTACCAGCTCGTTGCTGTACCACTGCTGAAATTCTTGAATAGTTGCAAACCGAACCTCTTCTTTGTGGCCCCCTTCGATAAACAGGTGGACCGCATATTCATTGGCAGTTTTTGGCATTGTTGGATGTTGTGATGTACTCCGAGCTAATTATGGACAAAAACTAGCGCAAACATAACGAATGGATTGATATTCTTGTCTAACCCCATACCGATAGCAGCGGGTAAACCTCTCTCCTACCACAGCAGAGGATGGCTGTGAGCCATGGACTGGTTGATTCAGAATTCATCCTGCATCAAGGTTGACTGGGTGACCAGTGCGGTCAAGCGTTTCTCAAGTCTGGCACTGTTCATCTATCGATAAAGGAGGGAACACTAAGAAGTTATGGGGCTAATATCTAATAAGATTCTCATAGGTTTTTAATATATTTATGAATCAAAAATAAACGAAAAAGTTTTCTAGTTGATAGTTAACAATACACTGATACCTACGCCCTTGAGGTCAATGCCTGAGCTGTCACCATAGATTTATTCACCTCAGTGAGACTAATGCTATATCGGCAACGTAAATATAAATATATTTGTTAAAATAAAAAATGATCCCCGTGCTGAAAATAAGTTTAAGCCTATGGTGAGAACTGATCTAAACCTGAGAATGTTAGACATCTCAGTTGCCAGTTTTAACCAGTCCAATGCAGATCAGCTAAGAAAGATGAGCCAGAAGAGATATGGCTGGCTGTGGAAGATAGCAATTTTGCCATCCCTTGCCATTGGATTAGTCACGGGGACACCGGATGTTAAAGCAGAAGAGAATATTCTAGTTATTCATTCTTACCATCCAGAACTGTCTTGGACTGACCAAGTTAAACAGGGCATTGACCAATCTTTTCAAAAACGTCGGCCCGAGGCCAAAATTTTCCATGAATATCTAGATGGCAAACGTCTACCTGCCCTAGAACATTCTCAAAGTTTCCTAGAGTTGATTCAGGAAAAATATCAAAAGATACCCCTGGATGCCTTAATGGTTTCGGATGATCCGGGTTTACAGTTAATCTTGCAAGTTCGCGATCAGTATTTTCCCAAAGTGCCCATTGTGTTTTTGGGCATTAATCATGTTCAACCCGAACTCTACAATGTTCCTGGATTAACAGGAGTATTTGAAAAACATAGCGTCGCTCAGACTGTTCAAGTTGCTAAGCAACTGACGGGGGCAGATGGCTTGATTGTGATTAATGATTCCACGGAAACGGGACAAGCCAATATCAAACGGATCAATGAGATCAAACAGCTCCCTAACGTGCCTCAATCCATTGCGATTATCCATGATGTGACACCTGAAGATTTACCTCAAAGGTTATCTGCCTTTCCTTCGACATGGCCGGTATTGCCTATGGGGCAGCTCCGTCAAGGTCATGCCAAAGGAAAGTTGATTAACTTTGAGATGGATACCCAAATCCTCAGAGACAAGTTGCCGAATCCCCTGTTTACTGCCACAGTGATGCGGGTAGGGCCAGGAGCCGTAGGCGGCAAAGTTCTTGAAGGGGGGTTTCATGCTGACCAGGCAGTCCGTTTGGTTGAACAAATTTTGGATGGGGCTAATCCGACTGATCTGGAGCCGATTGCTGAGTCCAAAAATCTGTGGATGTTCGATGCTAGAGAGCTAAAGCGTTTTCGGATCAATCCTCGAGATTTACCCGTAGGTAGCATGGTGCTCTATAGTGAGCCCTCCTTTTATGACCAGCATCAGGGTTTGGTATGGGTCGTCTTCGGCGCTTTTTCCAGTTCTTTAGTGATGATTGCTTTGCTGATAGAGGTATTGCGTCGGCGAGCACAGGTTGAGAAAACCTTGCGAGACAATGAAAAACGCTATAAAGACCTGGCAGAAGTGGGTGCCAATACCTTCTGGGAATTGGATATAAATCTGAATTTGTCCTATGTCTCTGATCGGAAGGGGTATCAAACATCAGCCATTTCTTCTCAGGCCATTGGTTTGTCTTTAACGGATGTGTTTGCAGATGAAGAGATGTTTGAGTTTAATACCAAACGTCTAGACACTATTCTGCATTGGCGTCGACCGATTCAAGACTTTATCTTTTTTGCCAAAGAAGATAATCAAGAGATGCGAATCTTTAAGCTGAATGGTAAGCCTATTGTTGATGATGCCCAGCTATTTCAGGGGTATCGAGGGATTCAGCGAGATATTACCGAAGAGTATTTCTTAACCAAAAAGATTGCCTATCAGGCGGCCTACGATAGTTTAACGAATCTGTTGAATCGTTCAGAGTTTGATAATCGGTTACAAGAATCCGTCGATCAGGCTAGAGAAGACAAGACTAAGTTTGTATTGTGCTATCTCGATTTGGACCAATTCAAGTTGGTCAACGATACCGCTGGCCATATGGTTGGCGATCAGTTGCTCACCGAATTAGCACAACTCCTCAAACAAAAGATTCGCCCCGATGATGTTCTGGGACGTTTGGGGGGGGATGAATTTGGATTGCTGATGCAAGACTGCTCTTTGTCAGAAGCCCAAGCCTGTTGTGAAATGTTGGTGACTACAGTCCAGACCTTCCGCTTTCAGTGGCAAGACAGTCAATTTAGAGTGGGGGTGAGTGTTGGTATTGTGGCCTTCGCAGATGCCAGCTATACCTCAGAAGAACTTTTAAGTCGGGCAGACCTGGCTTGCTATAAAGCCAAGGATGCTGGCCGGGGACGAGTCTACGTTGCCAATCAAAATGATCGTGAGCTAGACCATTATCAATTGCAAATGGCTCATATTGCGGATATTCCCCAAGCCATTGAAGAAGACCGATTATTCTTAGTGAAGCAGCCTATCCTGAATATTAATCAGCCTTCTGCTCTATTTCGCCATTATGAAATTCTTTTACGGTTGAGAGATGGCAAAAACAATATTATTGGGCCTGGATTGTTTATTCCGGCGGCAGAACGCTATGGCGTGATTGGTCTGATTGACAAGTGGGTGTTAGAAAATACCCTCCGCCAGTACTATCAATGTGGCTTAAAAGATGTGGTTGTTTCCATTAATCTGTCAGGGGCCAGCATTAATGATGAGCGAGCGATGGCGGACGTCATTGCCTTGATCACCCAGTCCAATGTGCCCCCCAGCAATATTTGTATCGAGATTACTGAAACGGCCACCATTGCTCAATTGGATCAGGCCCTGCGGTTTATTGAATCCCTCAAGAAGATTGGGGTAAAGTTTGCTTTGGATGATTTTGGCAGTGGTGTGTCCTCCCTGAGCTATTTGAAGAGCTTACCGGTGGACTACCTCAAGATCGATGGCAGTTTGGTGAAGAATATTGCTGTTGTAGAGAGTGATCGCGAAATCATCTACCTAATTAATGAGTTAGCCCATAAGCGAGGGATGAAAACGATTGCTGAATTTGTGGAAAATGAGCAGATTCTAGAGCAGTTACGGATTATTGGTGTGGACTATGCCCAAGGCTATGGCATTGGTAAGCCAGAGCCGTTAGCGGTCACTCAATTAATGGTTAGCTGACCGATTTTCCCCCCAGGGATGTCAGGAACGCCATATCTATATATTCAATGTTTGCAGTTGCGCCAGCTAATCGAGACAAGGGGTGGTCTGGATCCCCCAAACCATTGATGACGAGTAATGCCCCAGTAAAGTCTTGGGTTTGGGTATAGTCGTTGACTGTGATGATGGGCTGACAGCCAGCGGTACAGGCGGCTTGACAGCCCGCCTGGGAATCTTCAAACACCAGACAGTCAGAGGGTGCTAAGGCCAGTTGGTTCAGTGCATAGCGGTAAATGTCGGGAGCAGGCTTTTTGGCCGGGACTATGTCTCCGGCGGCAATGGTCTCGAACCAATGCAGGCTGTCTGTACCTAATGTGTGCTCTAGGAGGACGATCACATTGGGAAGATCGCTGGTGGTTGCGATCGCAAGTCGTATCCCTTTATCCCTCGCTTCTTGTAGCAAGCGCTCCACCCCAGGCCGCAGCGGAATCGTACCCTGGCGGAGTAGAGCTTGGTAATGCTTGTTTTTAGCTCCATGCAGGTCTGCAATAAAGCCCTTCAGATCTTGAGGGGGCTGCCACTGGGGGCAAAACTGCTGGATATAATGGTGAATCCGCTCTTTGCCCCCTGCGACCTGGAGGAGCTGTCCATATTGGTCAACGGACCAGTGCCACTCTAATCCGGCATCCGTAAAGGCTTGGTTAAAGGCGACTCGGTGACCATCGCGCTCTGTGTCTGCTAAGGTGCCGTCCACATCAAAAATTAGAGCTTGGAGAGACAAGGGTGCGATCGCAAAACATCATCTTCAACCTATCAAATAATAGGTAGGATATCGCTGAATAAATAGGTATGAAAAGAGTGACCGCTCGCCTTTATTTAGGTTCCATATAGATTTGAGTGACATAGTAGGTTTGTCCATCGCGCCAAATTCCGACGCCTGTCTCTTGCATCTCTGGTAGCAGAATATTTTTACGATGGCCGGGGCTTCTCATCCAGCTGGTAACGGATAGACTCACGGGATCAGGCGAACGATTACATTTCATCAGGTTTTCCCCAATAAGATATGCCCTGAGGCCCAACGCCTCGACTCGGCGGCGGTGGTTGCGGCCCTGATGATCAATATGGCTGTAAAAATTATGGTGTGCCATCTGCTGGCTATGGGAGCGGGCCGCTAGAGACAGAGTGGGATTGAGGCGTAGGTCCGGTAGGCCACGGCCTTGACGTTTGAGATTAATCCGTCGCAAAACATCTGCTTCCATCTGAGCGATGTTGCTGGATTGAACCGGTAAGGTAAAAGTACTTGTCCTTAGAGAGGACGGTTGCAGAGATTGGGATAAACTCGGCGTTGCGACGAGGCTAAGGCCCAAGGCCAAACTTAGAGGCCAGCCCCAACGTCTAAAAATAGATAAATGAGACGCCTGATGCTCCTGACTGATGTGCATGAATTGATTCCCCCCGGAATAGACAAAAACAGGCAACGATCTGGCTAATGAAATGAGTATGGCAAGTCCATGTTTGCGATCGCGTCTTTGTAAGCAAGCCCTTTGTCCAACATGCGTATAACTTTGGCACAGAGAAGTGAAGAACTCGGTAATTCTGACTACGAAAAATGGATAAATCTCCATAGCAAATGGCGCCCTGATTCGAGAAGTGATCAGTAAGCAATTGCTATACTCAAAAATTGGTCGATAAAAGCCTGTCTTATCCTTAGGGTAGACACTTTAGCTTTCTATTCGAACATAGAAAAATAATTTAATTCCCAAAACTAAAATAAATAAGCTAATTACTGCTGGGCTAGCTCTAACTAAGCCTTAATTGACCAGACAAAAAGTTTGGATTTTATAGGAGGACTGCTGTTAAAACGATAAATTTAGATGTCTTGAAATAATATAATAATGTCCTAATCGTTGCTAAAAAAGATGTGATCTTGAGGGGCGATTCACTGTGCGCTCTGAAGGATTGAGACAATAGGGCTGCTTTTGAACCCTGCAGATGTATCTGTATATGCAGTGGACGTGGATGGGGTTTGATATCACCTATATTCACGTCAAGCTAAGATTAAGTGAGTGAACTGCCATTTGCTGTGGGACACTCTAGAAAAGTCACAGCTAGCATTACATAGGAGATGCTCTCATGCTGGAGCGTGCAGAAGTCGATAAAGTTGCCCATCTGGCCCGCCTATCCCTCACGGATACTGAATCAGAACAGTTCACCACTCAGTTGGGGGATATCCTCGACTATTTTGAGCAATTGAGCGAGCTTGATGTTGCAGAGGTAGAGCCCACCACCCGAGCCATTGACGTTAGCAATGTCACTCGTACCGATGATCTAACGCCCTATGATGATCGAGAGGCCATTGTGGCTTGTGCGCCGGACCAGGAAGATGAGTATTTCAAAGTGCCCAAAATCATGGGTGAAAGTTGATTGAGCAGCGGGTTAACCCAGAGTTGTTGCTCTCTCCTATAAAAATATTTGAATTCCTGGATTAGAGATCTGTACCATAGGTAAGGACATACTTCTCCTAGACCATGTCTAGTGAGTGATGTCGGTGATAAACTAGCAGGCTCCACCATTCTTGGGTTGTAGTCGTTTTCTCGGAAGGAACCGTTACGCAATATGCCAACCATTGAAACCCGCACCGAACCCATGGTCCTTAACATGGGACCTCAACACCCTTCTATGCACGGGGTGCTGAGACTCATGGTGACCCTAGATGGTGAGAATGTCGTCGATTGTGAGCCGGTGATTGGCTACCTGCATCGCGGCATGGAAAAAATTGCCGAGAGTCGGTCCAACATCATGTTCGTCCCCTATGTCAGCCGCTGGGATTATGCGGCAGGCATGTTCAACGAAGCCATCACGGTCAACGCACCAGAACGCTTAGCAGATATCAAGGTGCCGAAGCGGGCCAGCTATATCCGAGTGATTATGCTGGAGCTGAATCGAATTGCAAATCACCTGCTTTGGCTTGGCCCCTTCCTCGCAGATGTGGGAGCCCAAACCCCCTTCTTCTACATTTTCCGGGAACGGGAAATGATTTACGATTTGTTTGAAGCCGTGAGTGGCATGCGCTTCATTAATAACAACTACTTCCGGATGGGCGGGGTCGCAGCTGACCTCACCTATGGTTGGGTCTCCAAGTGCTTAGACTTTTGTGATTACTTTCTCCCCAAAGTCGATGAGTATGAGCGTCTGATCACCAATAACCCCATCTTTATTCGACGCCTAGATGGTGTGGGTACCATTAGCCGCGAGGATGCGATTAATTGGGGCTTGTCGGGTCCCATGCTGCGAGGATCTGGCGTTCAATGGGATCTCCGTCGAGTTGATCACTATGAATGCTATGACGACTTCGATTGGGAAGTGCAGTGGGAAACCAAAGGAGACTGCCTCGCCCGCTATTATCTGCGGATTCGTGAAATGCGGGAGTCCGTCAAAATTATTAAGCAAGCTCTAGAACATCTACCCGGTGGCCCTTACGAAAACTTAGAAGCCAAGCGGATGATGGAAGGCCGCAAATCGGAGTGGAATTCCTTTGAATATCAGTTCTTGGGTAAGAAGCTCGCCCCCACCTTCAAAATTCCTGAAGGTGAACTTTATGCCAGAGTCGAAACAGGTAAAGGTGAGCTAGGCATCTATCTGATTGGTGATGAGAATGTCTTCCCTTGGCGATGGAAGATTCGCGCCCCTGATTTCAATAATTTGCAGGTCTTACCCCAGTTACTCAAAGGCATGAAGGTCGCCGATATTGTGGCGATTCTAGGGAGCATTGATGTGATTATGGGATCCGTCGATCGCTAATCTCAGCTGCTCAACTGACGAGAGTAGTGGACTGATATCTGTGCGCGGGGTGATCGTATGTCTAACGTCTCTGAACTCATTCAAGAGATGCAGACGTACTATCACCATCGTGCTGCTGATTATGATGTCTCGATGGGCTATGACCAGCCTGAAGTGGTTGCTCAACTAGCCGATGTCATTGAGCATCTCAGACAGTTGGTAACGGGTAAACGGGTGTTAGAGATAGCCTGTGGCCCTTGTTTCTGGACGGAACAAATTTATGATTGCACTCATTCTTTTCTAGCAACCGATTACAACCAAAGTACCTTAGAGCAGGCAGCCCTTAAGCAACTCCCCGCTCACAAAGTCCAGCTCCAGCAGGCTAATGCCTATCAGCTCTCCGATCTTCCTCACGATTTTGATGTTGTCCTAGCGATAGATTGGTTGGCTCATGTTCCAATGTCAAGAATGCGTGATTTTCTGCATGACCTGCATCTGCATATGAAGGGACAAGTGGTGTTTTGTGATCAGCTCCCTGGATCCCAATCTTGGACAGGAAAATTTGATTCTGAAGGAAATCATTTACAGTTACGCCATTTGAAGAATGATGCATCCTATACCGTGATCAAGCATTTCTTCTCAGATACAGAAATCGCAAATATTTTTTCTGATTTTCCAGTGAATGTTGAGATAGATCGTTATCCTGATGTACAAAGAATAGTGTTGTCTTATTCGTTAAACTCTACGACTATTTAGTAATAAGTCTAGTAGACGCTAAGAGAATAATGATCATCGGAAGTAGAGCTTGGCAGTCGCCATTGCTAAAATTCTTAGATTATTTACAGCCTGATTTGGATATCGGCTATCTTCGATTTCACCCTGATTAAGAGGGAGAGTAGGAATAGTGTGTGTAGATTACTTATGCGATCGCACTACTATGCCTTACATGATGGATATCAATCTTGAATGATTTATGAATTATTTATATTTTTAGAATATTTTTATTCTTAAATATAAAAAACTGAATCTTGCATTCTATGATCCCAAAATTCAGTGGATTAGGCTACTCTAGCAAGCTAAGTCAATAATTTAACTCATAAAAAAAATATAAAATAATATTTATTAAATTAACCAGATACTTTTAAAAGTATTAATAGATACAAAAAAATAGTAATTAGAGTTACAAACTTTTTGAGCTGTTAGTCTTACTATATTCAAAGGTATAGTTTTCCCGCTAACTGTAATTTAATACTGGCCTGCATAATCTTTTAAAACTGGAGATTAACGTATTCTTAATCCTATTTTTAGGAAATATTTTTGCATGCAAATTAGTTAACTATATTTAGTTTTATTGAATGGTTGCTCTTAGGTTCTACAGAAATTTTATTTCAATGAAATTTTAGTCAAGCAGCTAATAAATTATTTTTTTCGATTCAAACACCATGAAAATCAAACATATACTGAATACAATTGATCGACATTT
The Acaryochloris marina S15 genome window above contains:
- the cbiB gene encoding adenosylcobinamide-phosphate synthase CbiB — its product is MITSDSALAFDRLLPIVVLISAAILDFAIGDPWGCPHPVQMMGWIIQRYTKGALRWWNEPWQLRIAGIHLTIALVCSVSLGSWLLFYGLDRWAWPISLGVEVVLLASCFAGRSLRDATVDVLKPLAKADLTVARSRLRRYVGRDTDTLAEQDILRALLETVAENTTDGVMAPLFYALVGLAIPGIGPVPMALFYKAVSTLDSMIGYRTAPYTDLGWFSARLDDALTWLPCRLMVLTVGLLSGKLKSVWVIGWRDARKDPSPNSGWSECAYAAILGVQLGGQNWYRGVAKLKPLLGNPLQRITAKHIEVAIRLTRNCFLLWLGLAVAFTWLTLPTPGSLG
- a CDS encoding murein transglycosylase A — its product is MFFLTLPLLLGCTAATTSLTAATPPMEPLPLQVISTDQLPRGLAKDKQLWKKINGQKGDYKALLTAIDHSLEYLGTEKAQKDYQDYKVPGITRDRVSRSLRRFRQLVVQAKSPKALEKAVKREFQFYQSIGNDQKGNVDFTGYYEATYPASRKPTAEFRYPLYQAPADLKEWPKPHPTRAELEGADGLQGSQGQLQGLELVWLRDRIQAFLVQVQGSARLGITDGTEMTVGYAGKTAHPYTSIGKALIADGKFTLEELSLPLVLQYFDENPQDLDLYIPKNKSFVFFQETFGSPPMGNLNVPVTDERSIATDKSLMPPGALALIQTNLPYYNASQKLEFKDVSRFVLDHDTGSAIKGPGRVDVFMGTGAKAKERAGVMTGSGQLYYLLLKDN
- a CDS encoding EAL domain-containing protein — its product is MVRTDLNLRMLDISVASFNQSNADQLRKMSQKRYGWLWKIAILPSLAIGLVTGTPDVKAEENILVIHSYHPELSWTDQVKQGIDQSFQKRRPEAKIFHEYLDGKRLPALEHSQSFLELIQEKYQKIPLDALMVSDDPGLQLILQVRDQYFPKVPIVFLGINHVQPELYNVPGLTGVFEKHSVAQTVQVAKQLTGADGLIVINDSTETGQANIKRINEIKQLPNVPQSIAIIHDVTPEDLPQRLSAFPSTWPVLPMGQLRQGHAKGKLINFEMDTQILRDKLPNPLFTATVMRVGPGAVGGKVLEGGFHADQAVRLVEQILDGANPTDLEPIAESKNLWMFDARELKRFRINPRDLPVGSMVLYSEPSFYDQHQGLVWVVFGAFSSSLVMIALLIEVLRRRAQVEKTLRDNEKRYKDLAEVGANTFWELDINLNLSYVSDRKGYQTSAISSQAIGLSLTDVFADEEMFEFNTKRLDTILHWRRPIQDFIFFAKEDNQEMRIFKLNGKPIVDDAQLFQGYRGIQRDITEEYFLTKKIAYQAAYDSLTNLLNRSEFDNRLQESVDQAREDKTKFVLCYLDLDQFKLVNDTAGHMVGDQLLTELAQLLKQKIRPDDVLGRLGGDEFGLLMQDCSLSEAQACCEMLVTTVQTFRFQWQDSQFRVGVSVGIVAFADASYTSEELLSRADLACYKAKDAGRGRVYVANQNDRELDHYQLQMAHIADIPQAIEEDRLFLVKQPILNINQPSALFRHYEILLRLRDGKNNIIGPGLFIPAAERYGVIGLIDKWVLENTLRQYYQCGLKDVVVSINLSGASINDERAMADVIALITQSNVPPSNICIEITETATIAQLDQALRFIESLKKIGVKFALDDFGSGVSSLSYLKSLPVDYLKIDGSLVKNIAVVESDREIIYLINELAHKRGMKTIAEFVENEQILEQLRIIGVDYAQGYGIGKPEPLAVTQLMVS
- a CDS encoding HAD family hydrolase, with the translated sequence MSLQALIFDVDGTLADTERDGHRVAFNQAFTDAGLEWHWSVDQYGQLLQVAGGKERIHHYIQQFCPQWQPPQDLKGFIADLHGAKNKHYQALLRQGTIPLRPGVERLLQEARDKGIRLAIATTSDLPNVIVLLEHTLGTDSLHWFETIAAGDIVPAKKPAPDIYRYALNQLALAPSDCLVFEDSQAGCQAACTAGCQPIITVNDYTQTQDFTGALLVINGLGDPDHPLSRLAGATANIEYIDMAFLTSLGGKSVS
- a CDS encoding CAP domain-containing protein, whose translation is MHISQEHQASHLSIFRRWGWPLSLALGLSLVATPSLSQSLQPSSLRTSTFTLPVQSSNIAQMEADVLRRINLKRQGRGLPDLRLNPTLSLAARSHSQQMAHHNFYSHIDHQGRNHRRRVEALGLRAYLIGENLMKCNRSPDPVSLSVTSWMRSPGHRKNILLPEMQETGVGIWRDGQTYYVTQIYMEPK